TCCATCATGGTGCGCATGAATCTCAAAACTCACCCGCTTCTCATTTACGGAAGCGGCATTCTCTTTCCCTTTCTTGCCTTTTTTGCACCAAGCAGCCGGGAACACGAGCTCCTTTTAACAGGTCTCACGATTTATTTGTTAATTCATCTTATCGCATTAATTATTACTTTCCCCAGGCATACACTTGGTGACAGCGCTTCATCTTTTTTGGGAGGCTGCTACGTAAGCCTCCTGCTCAGTTATCTCATTTTAATCAGAAAAATGAATTCCTTCGGGTTCCCGTATTTGCTCTTCGTCTTTATCGTCACCTGGGCCTGCGATACAGGTGCTTATTTTGCGGGGCGGCTCTGGGGACGCCGCCACCTCTGGCGCAATTTAAGCCCCAAAAAGACATTAGAAGGAACTGCTGGAGGCCTGGTGTTAAGCATTGGAGCGGCTTTTCTCTTTCAGCTTTTTTATCCTCTCTTTTCTTATTTAAGTACATTTTTTCTCGGCCTGCTGATCGGCATTTTCGTTCAGCTGGGAGACCTGGTGGAATCTGCCATCAAGAGGCTGGGAAAGGTAAAAAATTCCGGAGAATTGATTCCCGGCCATGGAGGAATTCTGGATCGTTTTGACAGCCTGCTTTTCAGCGCTCCCATTACTTACCTTTACCTGAAGTTCTTTATCTAAGTTCCTTATAACCGTTGAGGAGGGACCCAGGTGACTCCTGCTTTAGAGAAGAATCTCTTAATATTCATAAAAATTTTAACTCTTGTTCTGGTTGGGGCGGGCATTTATTTTTTCATCACCCATTTTTGGCCGTTCCTGGCGCGCCTGATCGGAGCGGGAATCAAGGCGGTGCTCCCGTTTCTGATCGCGTATCTTTTTGCCTCACTGCTCGATCCCCCGATTACCTTTTTAGAGCAAAGGCTGCACT
Above is a genomic segment from Bacillota bacterium containing:
- a CDS encoding phosphatidate cytidylyltransferase; amino-acid sequence: MLLERILSAVLGIPVLIYLSYEGKYIFLAGIVFLAMAGLRELCSIMVRMNLKTHPLLIYGSGILFPFLAFFAPSSREHELLLTGLTIYLLIHLIALIITFPRHTLGDSASSFLGGCYVSLLLSYLILIRKMNSFGFPYLLFVFIVTWACDTGAYFAGRLWGRRHLWRNLSPKKTLEGTAGGLVLSIGAAFLFQLFYPLFSYLSTFFLGLLIGIFVQLGDLVESAIKRLGKVKNSGELIPGHGGILDRFDSLLFSAPITYLYLKFFI